In Microbacterium foliorum, the following proteins share a genomic window:
- the kdpC gene encoding potassium-transporting ATPase subunit KdpC: protein MSSTRTMARTAGVAIRAMLVLTLVLGVGYTLVVTGIGQLLLPWQANGSPLADDKGSSLIGQSFTDAEGEALPEYFQSRPSAAGAGYDGTSSGGSNLGPENPDLVASIGERQAAIAGREGVSPGAVPADAVTASGSGLDPHISVAYALLQVPRVADERGLPEQQVRDLVESRIQGRDLGFLGEERINVAELNLALDEQEG from the coding sequence ATGTCCTCCACCCGCACCATGGCCCGCACCGCCGGCGTCGCCATCCGCGCGATGCTCGTGCTCACCCTCGTGCTCGGCGTCGGCTACACCCTGGTCGTCACCGGCATCGGCCAGCTGCTCCTTCCGTGGCAGGCGAACGGCTCGCCGCTTGCCGACGACAAGGGCAGCTCGCTGATCGGTCAGTCCTTCACGGATGCCGAAGGCGAGGCCCTTCCCGAGTACTTCCAGTCACGCCCCTCTGCCGCGGGCGCCGGCTACGACGGAACCAGCTCGGGTGGCAGCAACCTCGGCCCAGAGAACCCCGATCTCGTCGCGTCGATCGGCGAGCGCCAGGCGGCCATCGCCGGGCGCGAGGGCGTGAGCCCGGGCGCCGTGCCGGCCGACGCTGTGACGGCATCCGGCTCGGGCCTCGACCCGCACATCAGCGTCGCCTACGCCCTGCTGCAGGTGCCGCGGGTGGCCGACGAGCGCGGCCTGCCCGAGCAGCAGGTGCGCGACCTCGTGGAGTCTAGGATTCAAGGGCGGGATCTGGGATTCCTCGGCGAAGAGCGCATCAACGTCGCCGAACTCAATCTCGCGCTCGATGAGCAGGAGGGCTGA